From a region of the Triticum aestivum cultivar Chinese Spring chromosome 7D, IWGSC CS RefSeq v2.1, whole genome shotgun sequence genome:
- the LOC123164138 gene encoding uncharacterized protein, producing MAQQADGIYDVPDGPPLMTINLKLSSENSFSEMHRSYASQMERLRKRLKRKFKTLVKGKRKFHLTPDELAVFTVAFTDGERTVRAIIEGRHMWVRGFETTDGQVYEFKEKKQGHETKKYIKGSILLSHGGGYPTLLREGPPLENFEVGYPALKDMLDQLSHFDPTKSSVQSLRAMAALIIHTAESIKNNFICLIVLKSLDPKLGARKQELTDLGNGYIRSWAKISKLILRYLHISTKVWDVNEQKKVKNEEFYKVPCWTNDPKDVLNHIIFIKSDEYLDNVLHVQDGQTRTLPDVLQASIGVVVVGGVNLALNYATDIPRVAQVLLRATSLSSNVQVIEGEFPIYTDGHIDLCTMHLNLKKKEGHQEEVVKLTLTVSALRQATADANQVHDEGVYCKMTKGCVKDSKMSTAQLELYSENRELFDKLVDERVAESEAEYPTMDPMLLLCSKKESPLNLQDIGVGLVC from the exons ATGGCTCAGCAAGCGGATGGCATTTATGATGTGCCAGACGGGCCTCCTTTGATGACTATCAACTTGAAGCTGAGCAGCGAAAATTCCTTTTCAGAAATGCACCGCTCCTACGCAAGCCAGATGGAGCGCCTACGGAAACGTCTCAAAAGGAAGTTTAAGACCCTCGTGAAGGGCAAGAGGAAGTTTCATCTCACCCCAGATGAGTTAGCTGTTTTCACGGTTGCATTTACTGATGGTGAAAGGACTGTCAGGGCGATCATTGAAGGAAGGCATATGTGGGTGAGAGGATTCGAAACTACAGATGGACAGGTGTATgagttcaaggagaagaagcagggaCATGAAACAAAGAAGTATATCAAAGGGTCAATTTTACTTTCCCATGGAGGAGGGTATCCCACACTACTACGTGAAGGCCCTCCACTTGAAAACTTCGAAGTGGGCTATCCTGCTCTAAAAGATATGCTTGATCAGCTATCTCATTTTGATCCAACCAAGTCTTCTGTCCAGTCTCTGCGTGCAATGGCGGCACTGATAATACACACTGCTGAGAGCATAAAGAACAACTTCATCTGCTTAATTGTTCTGAAATCGCTCGATCCAAAGCTGGGTGCAAGGAAGCAAGAGTTGACAGATCTGGGAAATGGATACATCCGTAGCTGGGCAAAGATATCAAAGCTAATCCTGAGATATCTTCACATTTCAACCAAGGTTTGGGATGTAAATGAACAGAAAAAGGTAAAAAATGAAGAGTTCTATAAAGTTCCATGCTGGACAAATGATCCCAAGGATGTGCTCAATCATATCATATTCATAAAAAGTGATGAATATCTGGATAATGTTCTGCATGTACAAGATGGCCAAACACGAACCCTACCAGATGTGCTTCAAGCTTCTATAGGTGTGGTTGTTGTGGGAGGGGTGAACCTTGCCTTAAATTATGCAACAGATATTCCCCGTGTTGCTCAAGTGCTACTGCGAGCAACTTCATTGTCCTCAAATGTCCAGGTCATCGAAGGAGAGTTTCCCATCTACACAGACGGACACATAGACTTGTGTACAATGCATCTGAATTTGAAGAAAAAGGAAGGACATCAAGAGGAAGTGGTTAAGTTAACACTAACAGTGAGTGCTTTGCGACAGGCGACTGCAGATGCAAACCAAGTCCATGATGAGGGTGTGTACTGTAAAATGACTAAAGGATGTGTTAAGGACAGTAAG ATGAGCACCGCACAACTGGAGCTATATTCAGAAAACAGAGAATTATTCGATAAACTTGTAGACGAAAGAGTTGCAGAATCTGAAGCAGAGTACCCAACGATGGATCCAATGCTGCTGCTATGCAGTAAGAAAGAGTCACCACTAAACTTACAAG ACATTGGTGTTGGGCTGGTGTGCTGA